From Pelmatolapia mariae isolate MD_Pm_ZW linkage group LG22, Pm_UMD_F_2, whole genome shotgun sequence, a single genomic window includes:
- the LOC135932386 gene encoding SOSS complex subunit C-like yields the protein MAANPPGQGFQNKTRVAILAELDKEKRRLLQSQSMNSPGANIPLSSRPSLKEVRDSAEQQHIAAQQKAALQHAHVHSSGFFITQDSSFGNLILPVLPRLEPDF from the coding sequence ATGGCTGCTAACCCGCCGGGACAGGGCTTTCAGAACAAGACCCGTGTGGCCATCCTGGCGGAGCTGGACAAGGAGAAGAGGCGGCTGCTGCAGAGCCAGTCCATGAACAGCCCCGGAGCCAACATCCCGCTGTCGTCCAGACCCAGCCTGAAGGAGGTGAGGGACAGCGCCGAGCAGCAGCACATCGCAGCCCAACAGAAGGCCGCCCTTCAGCACGCTCACGTCCACTCCTCCGGGTTCTTCATCACCCAGGACTCCTCGTTTGGGAACCTCATCCTCCCGGTGCTCCCCCGGCTGGAGCCCGACTTCTGA
- the yars1 gene encoding tyrosine--tRNA ligase, cytoplasmic — MADQLSPDEKFNLITRNLQEVLGEEKVKQVLQERELRVYWGTATTGKPHVAYFVPMSKIADFLKAGCEVTVLFADLHAYLDNMKAPWELLELRVKYYEQVIKAMLESISVPLDKLKFVKGTDFQLSREYTLDVYRLSSMVTEHDAKKAGAEVVKQVEHPLLSGLLYPGLQALDEEYLKVDAQFGGVDQRKIFTLAEKYLPSLGYAKRAHLMNPMVPGLTGAKMSSSEEESKIDLLDSKEDVKKKLKKAFCEPGNIQNNGVLSFVKYVLFPLRGVFSIKRDAKWGGDKVYSVFEEVEKDFAAEMIHPGDLKASVEVALNELLEPIRKKFESPELRKLTSNAYPDPSKTKAGGKGVKAGGGGGGGGGEDDELAPSRLDIRVGKILSVEKHPDADSLYLEKIDVGEPEPRTVVSGLVAYISQEDLQDRLVLVLCNLKPQKMRGIESQAMLLCASIEGEPRKVEPLDPPEGSLPGDRVFVEGYESGKPDDRLNPKKKVWEKLQVDLKISDECIAQWKDKQLMTKLGQITCKTLKGGNIS; from the exons ATGGCAGATCAGCTGAGTCCAGATGAGAAATTTAACCTCATCACCAGGAACCTCCAG GAGGTCCTTGGAGAGGAGAAGGTGAAGCAGGTCCTTCAGGAGAGAGAGCTCAGGGTTTACTGGGGCACAGCAACCACTGGCAAACCCCACGTAGCTTACTTTGTCCCCATGTCTAAGATAGCAGACTTCCTCAAAGCTGGATGTGAG GTCACTGTTCTGTTTGCAGACTTGCATGCTTACCTAGACAACATGAAAGCTCCCTGGGAGTTGCTGGAGCTCAGGGTCAAATACTACGAGCAGGTTATCAAGGCCATGCTGGAGAGCATCAGTGTGCCTCTGGATAAACTCAAGTTTGTCAAAGGAACTGACTTCCAGCTCAGCAG GGAGTACACTCTGGATGTGTACCGCCTGTCCTCCATGGTGACAGAGCACGATGCTAAGAAGGCTGGAGCTGAGGTGGTGAAACAGGTGGAGCATCCTCTCCTGAGTGGTCTGCTGTACCCTGGCCTACAG GCTTTGGATGAGGAGTACTTGAAAGTGGATGCTCAGTTTGGAGGTGTTGACCAGAGGAAGATTTTCACTCTGGCAGAGAAG TACCTGCCCTCTCTCGGCTACGCTAAACGTGCCCACCTGATGAACCCGATGGTGCCGGGGCTGACAGGGGCTAAGATGAGCTCTTCAGAAGAG GAATCAAAAATCGATCTCCTGGACTCCAAAGAGGATGtaaagaagaagctgaagaaggcTTTCTGTGAGCCGGGCAACATCCAGAACAATGGAGTTCTCTCTTTTGTCAAATATGTCCTCTTCCCTCTACGAGGAG TGTTCTCCATCAAGAGAGACGCAAAGTGGGGCGGAGACAAAGTTTACAGTGTGTTTGAGGAAGTGGAGAAGGACTTCGCTGCAGAG ATGATCCACCCTGGAGACCTGAAGGCCTCTGTGGAGGTTGCACTAAATGAGCTACTGGAGCCAATTAGAAAGAAGTTCGAGTCTCCTGAGCTCCGTAAACTTACCAGCAACGCCTATCCCGATCCCTCAAAGACAA AAGCAGGAGGGAAGGGCGTTAAGgccggaggaggaggaggtggtggtggaggagaggATGATGAGCTGGCTCCATCCAGACTGGACATCAGAGTGGgaaagatcctcagtgtggagaAG CATCCAGACGCTGATTCTCTGTACCTGGAGAAGATCGATGTAGGAGAGCCTGAGCCGAGGACGGTAGTCAGTGGGCTGGTGGCCTACATTTCACAGGAGGACCTGCAGGACAGACTGGTGTTGGTGCTGTGCAATCTGAAACCCCAGAAGATGCGTGGGATCGAGTCTCAAGCCATGCTGCTGTGTGCCTCTAT TGAGGGCGAGCCCAGAAAGGTGGAGCCCCTGGATCCTCCAGAAGGTTCGTTGCCAGGGGACAGGGTCTTTGTGGAAGGGTATGAGTCAGGCAAGCCAGATGATAGACTTAACCCAAAGAAGAAGGTGTGGGAGAAACTCCAG GTTGACCTGAAGATATCAGACGAGTGTATAGCTCAGTGGAAAGACAAGCAGCTGATGACCAAACTGGGGCAGATCACATGTAAGACGCTCAAAGGAGGCAACATCAGTTAA